The Pseudomonadota bacterium genome has a segment encoding these proteins:
- a CDS encoding flavodoxin domain-containing protein, translating into MPSGFRAVEITDRVFWVGAVDFGLRNFHGYLTSRGTTYNAFLVLADKPTLIDTVKAPFGEEMMARIASVIEPSKIEHIVSNHSEMDHSGFLPEAIARLKPSKLFASAQGCDALERHFHFGRPIEAVKTGDSLDIGGATLKFVESRMLHWPDSMLTYLAEGGVLFSNDAFGMHLASSERFADELPRDLLRAEAAKYYANILLPLSPILTAFLGKLPGFGLDIRTIAPDHGPIWREDAGWIVERYAEWAAQKPTRKAVVVYDTMWGSTAKMARAIGDGLAAGGATAILMPLDAAHRSDVATELLGAGALLVGSPTMNNQIFPTVADTMTYLEGLRPKNLVGASFGSFGWSGEATAHLDERLARMKIELVAEGLKVKYVPDGEQLEACRNLGLAVAEKLPHAE; encoded by the coding sequence ATGCCGAGCGGCTTCCGCGCGGTCGAGATCACCGACCGCGTCTTCTGGGTCGGCGCCGTCGACTTCGGCCTGCGGAACTTCCACGGCTACCTCACGTCGCGCGGGACCACGTACAACGCGTTCCTCGTGCTCGCCGACAAGCCGACGCTGATCGACACCGTGAAGGCGCCGTTCGGCGAGGAGATGATGGCGCGCATCGCGTCGGTCATCGAGCCGTCGAAGATCGAGCACATCGTCTCGAACCACTCGGAGATGGATCACTCGGGGTTCCTGCCCGAGGCGATCGCGCGGCTCAAGCCGTCGAAGCTCTTCGCCTCCGCGCAGGGCTGCGACGCGCTCGAGCGGCACTTCCACTTCGGCCGGCCGATCGAGGCCGTGAAGACCGGCGACTCGCTCGACATCGGCGGCGCGACGCTCAAGTTCGTCGAGTCGCGCATGCTCCACTGGCCGGACAGCATGCTCACGTACCTCGCCGAGGGCGGCGTGCTGTTCTCGAACGACGCGTTCGGCATGCACCTCGCGAGCAGCGAAAGGTTCGCGGACGAGCTCCCGCGCGACCTCCTGCGCGCCGAGGCGGCGAAGTACTACGCGAACATCCTGCTCCCGCTGTCGCCCATCCTCACGGCGTTCCTCGGCAAGCTCCCGGGCTTCGGGCTCGACATCCGGACGATCGCGCCGGATCACGGCCCGATCTGGCGCGAGGACGCCGGCTGGATCGTCGAGCGCTACGCGGAGTGGGCCGCGCAGAAGCCCACGCGGAAGGCGGTCGTCGTCTACGACACCATGTGGGGATCCACCGCGAAGATGGCGCGCGCGATAGGCGACGGGCTCGCGGCCGGGGGCGCGACCGCGATCCTCATGCCGCTCGACGCGGCGCACCGATCGGACGTGGCGACCGAGCTGCTCGGCGCCGGCGCGCTGCTCGTCGGCTCGCCCACGATGAACAACCAGATCTTCCCGACCGTCGCGGACACCATGACCTACCTCGAGGGGCTGAGGCCCAAGAACCTCGTCGGCGCGTCGTTCGGCTCGTTCGGGTGGAGCGGCGAGGCGACGGCCCACCTCGACGAGCGGCTCGCGCGGATGAAGATCGAGCTCGTCGCCGAGGGGCTCAAGGTGAAGTACGTCCCGGACGGCGAGCAGCTCGAGGCGTGCCGGAACCTCGGCCTCGCCGTGGCGGAGAAGCTGCCGCACGCGGAGTAG